Genomic window (Desulfobulbaceae bacterium):
CCAAATTCCCGATGAAGTCGAAGTAGTGCTCTTCTGTCCTGAATGGCACCATGACAACTCAGTCGTGGAACAAATGAAAAAACTTTATCCCAACTTAATGATTGGGCAGGTAGATCCTGTTGCCTTGGACCCGTTTCGGCCACTTACCCCTGGCACTCCGCATGAAAACAGACTAATTGAGGTCCAAAGGAGAGAAAACCTTCTTGAAAAAGAGGTGGCCAAATTGCGCGAGGAGAAAGAAATCTTGCAAGAAAAACTAAAGAACTCATTCCTGAGTCGAATAGCGCGACTATTAAAAAATCAATAACAGAATAAGCATCTTAGTCGTCCCACAAAGGCATTCCTCACTGCCCAAAGCAATGAACCACAACAATAGCAATCTAGTGGTTACGGTTACCTGACAAATTAATCTTCGAAATAAATATAATTGTAATCCATCCACCTCAGCTTTTTTTATGACCTATTACTTCTCCTCTTAGTGACAGTGGCCCGAGCGGAGACTCCGTTACCCCCGTATCCTCAAAATTGGCAGGAAAAAAGACAAATTCAGACTACATGATTTCGGATAATTTTATCAAAACACCAATCATCGTAGTGCTATGGCCTTTTTTTAATCCCCAATAGTTCTAAATTCTGATCAATCACTGAGCCAAGCATTTCGGCTGCCAACAAATGCCCTGCTGCATTCCAATGGTCATCAACATTCAAAAATTTTGAAATTCCATCGTTTCGCCGGCGGACTTCACTCTCAAAGTCGAGAAAAAAAACATTCTTATAGAGTACGGAGAAATCCCTCAGCAACCAACGGTCAGAATCACTACTATCCTCCATGTGGATAAACACTTTATCTGACGTATCCATAAGAAGTAATGGCCTATCCTTCGAATCCTTATATAATTTTGCTAGACCATACCAGACATACTGCTGTTGTATTGTAGCCCGAGGGACAGGCGAAGTCGGTGGATTGGGCGGCGACAAATTGTCGTAACAGAAACGAAGGCGAGCTTTTCTTGCCCTTCTAATCTGAGGGTTTTGCTTGTCAGCGAAAAAGGGTAACAGATAATTGTCATAGAACGCAAAAAGATAACTCCCCTTCCAAAATCTTTCAAATCTCCAGTAATTGATGTTATTCAGCTTGGACTCTTCGTCCCATGCGTCCCTCGATATTTTCGCACGAAAGATCTCTGCGCCGAACTCTCCATTCACGAATGGAGGAGGGTCAATTGGATCATTGTAACAGTACAAGTAGATAATGAATATCGGATCAAACTGCTTTCCATACAGCTCATATGTGTTAAGAACCTGATCTAGGGAATAACCAGACTGAGCCATATTCAAGACTTGGATGGCAGGATCTATTTGACGTAACCTCATTTCTAGTAACGAGGAAAATGTTTCTCCTTCTTCGACCCCCCAACCAAAGGCAAAAGAATCACCAAGAACAACGATGTTTTTCCTTTCAGGTGAAAAGTCCCAATCAAGCCCCCGAAATCCATTGTTATTCGTACTGAACGTATAGTTAAGATAATCGCGATACTCCACATGAACACCCTGCAAATCAGGGAGTAGAGTGTTTCCTAGCACGGGGTGATACTGCCCATATAAATACTGAACAATCGGTCGCCGATACTGATAGACATGACGTTCAATCCCCTGAATATGCAAATTAGGCAATAGGATTTCAACTGCAGCAAGCGCCATAAAACTACTACCAACCACTAACGCGATATCAATAATAACCCTAACGGCAACCGATTTCTTTTGCATCTACGCCTCGTGTTAACCAGGGACTCGGAGCACTACCTACCTTGCATATCACAAAGCCAGTGTTGTTTGAGTGCCACAAGATAGTTCGTGACACCTCTTCGCTCGATACTTCCAGCCACGAGGACGCCGCTAATCAGAAAAAACCCATTTACAGCCAATGCGCCAATCCATATTGACCCCTTAAATATACTATTAAGCGGATCCTCAAGTCCAATGCTGTTCTGAACCGCAAAACTATGTCCTATGTCCATACAACACAGCCCACGAAAAAAAGATCCTTATGACCGTCAAATTGTTTTTACGACAACCATCAAAATCCTTCAAACTTAACTGTAAAGTCATATTCCTCTCAACTTGTGAAATACAGAAAAGTGTTTTCCCTGTAACTTTCCAAAACCAAGGCCAACTCGACCAAGAAAATTCATCGTACCGACTAACATAACTTAAAAAAATTAAGCACTTTTCTAAAAAATGTCTCCTGAGATGAAACTGGAAATCTCTGCAACATCGAGGCATCCATTTCCATCTCCAATTGCCTCACCCTCTCAGAGAGACGGGCGTTCTCTTCCAGTTGCCGTTCCAACTCCGCCTCAACCCGGTCTCGGTAATATTTATTGGCGTCTTCGGCCAATGTTGTGACAGCCGCTCTGGAAGAGCCAATAAAAAAGGCAAACAAAGTCGGCACTCTCCTCTTTTTTGTTTGGCTACGATCATGATCAATAATCTGCTTTAGGAGGGCTTTCGCCTCAGGATCATTCTTGCTGAACTCTTCGACATTGTTCCATAACAACTGATAGGCGATCCCCCCCCCAAGATCTCTGCGTTCAACCACCTCAAAGAAATGCTCGAACGTAGAAATGACGTCGGCCGCGCGAACCGCTTCGGTAATATCCCCCCTGATAAAAGTATCGATCCCGAACTGCAGCGGATGTTTCGTCATGAATCTGGCGGGAAAGGAATTATTAAATGCCATCAATTCGTGCAAATGCTCGGCCGAGTACTGATTTCTGTTAGGCCCGACATAATCCCAATTGACGAACAATCCGTCAGGCTGCAAGGCATTGGCAAGCCTCTCCAACAAACTCTCCAGGCAGGCACAATGGTGGAGGGCTGCGACATTGATAATCAAATCGTACTGTTTTTTCAGACGAAGGGTTTCAAATGTCGATTTAAAGTAGGTAACAGGCCGATTGCCTTGGAGCGCCCGTGCCTGATCCAAATAGTCGTCCGAATAGTCAAACGCATCGAACTCAAGCGCTACACCAACGTCGAACAACTCCCGCTCTATCCGTCCATTACCGCAGGCAAGAATCAGACAACGACGAAACGGGACCTTGGCATAACGCTGTTTAAGGTATGGTATCCACCAAAGATTCCTATCTCCGGTGGCGCTTTCGCAGAGATACGCCCGCACCTCCGGCAGATCGTTCCAGAACTTATCGGCATAATGGTTAATTCCTACTGGAGGTGTTTTTTCTTGGATCTCGGATGACATGATTCAATCCACTTGAGCAGAGCCATTGGTAAAGGTTGCTTCGCGTCGACTCGTTCTAAGAGAAAAGCAAAAAGACGATGTCTGGTTTAAGAATCGAAAAGCAGCCTAATTAAGCTCCTCTATTTTTCTGACCATCCAGTTATTGCCTACTTTTGTATAATAGAGTCTTAAGTGATGGCGCTCAGATTGCGATTTATCACCAAAAAACAATACTTCCTTCCACTCGACATCAACGGCCTCTTCGAGATCTTTACTGGCCGTAATCGTGCCCTCCGGGAATTGAGCGCCGGTTATTCCAGCTAGACTCTTAAGCCACTCTATCCGGTTATTCAGCACCATTACGCACTGGCCGACATACTTCTCGGCAGACAAAGCGCGACAAATTTCAGTGGCATCCTTAGTATGGGACACCGGCAATAAATTATTATAGAAAGAGATAAACGTTTGTCCGGCACTCTCAAGATCATGGAGTACAATCGGAGCACTATTGATAATGGAAGAATGTTCCGATTGTGCTGCTTGCGAATCAATTTCACTGACAACCGGGGACTTGTTAGAAGCATGTTCTTTGGAGGATGGTGACGAATCTTGTTTAACGGCGACAGCAGGCAAAGCGCTCCATGCCAGTAGCATCAAAATAACAAATAGATGACACCCTAGCTCACGGCAAGAAGTTGCCGAATGAAGTTTACTCACAACTGGACAACGATCGTTTTGACTGTTTTTATTTAACATATCCAAGCCCCCTTAGGTCCTCGATGACTTTTCCGTCATCACCAAGCGATGATTTAAGCTGTTGTTTCTTGAAGTTGGTCTTATAGGTCGATATATAGCTCACAGAGTTGTTGGTACGAAATTCGTTAGTAAAGTACCCATCCAAAGGACGCCCAGAAATATCTTTCGCCACCGGAAGGCGGAGGGCATAGAGCAGTGTTGGCAGGAAATCAAGCTGGGTCGGCATCTCCAAGTTATCCGTAGCATCCGCTTCTCTTCTTACGTCACGACCGGACATAATGAAAACTGTCTCATCTTTATGATTCCCGGAAAGCCCCAGTTTCGGAGTATCCTTGATAACGCTCGGATCAGGACCGAAACCATGATCCGACAGGACAAAGATCAGGGTCTTCTCATCGCAGAGAGTAAGCAACGTTCCCACCAGTTCATCGATGAAGGCATAATACTCCGGAATAATCCTCCCCAAACGAGCGACATTATCCCCACTGACCGTAATGCCTTCCTTACGAAACGGTTCCGGGTCCATGTATTGCCAGAAAGCATGCTGAACGTGATCAATGCCCTGCAGGTAAATCGACAGCACTTCCAGATTTTTTTTTGCACTAAGCTCTTTGGCAATATCGATGTAAATTCTATCCCGGCAATAGATTCTAATGAGCCGATCAGCAATCAGCTTATTAAGCTGATACTCCTCTTGTCCTTCGGAAAAATGTGTTTTGTACTCGCTGTCATAGGGATAGCTCGTAAACCGGGGCAGAAATTCAAAGTTTCCGGCATAATCATCCAGAATAAATTTGGTCGTGTCAATAATGCCTTCCGGGTAGACTTTTTGCGGTCTCTCCTGCCAATAGACCCTATCGCCTATCATAATTCCACCATCCCGCTCAGCCGGCCATGTAGCCCACCAAGCCAGCGTAGCGGCTTTTACCATATTACTGTCCAAAATATTCCAAAAAGCAGGGACTTTTCGAGAAGCGCTATTCACGGGTTTTCCATCAATGGTAAAATCGGTAATCCCATGAATTTCCGGGGGGACGCCAGTAGCAATACTCGTCCAAATTACCGGAGAACTCAAAGCAAAGTTGGTCGGGATAGTTTTCTTAAACCCATTATTGATTATTTTTTTCAGATTAAGCAATTTTCCCTGACTCAGATAATCGTCAACAAGCGATGGCTCCATCCCATCAATTCCAACAACAAGCACTTTTAATTTTTTTGTTTCTGGCGGCTTGGCAGATGAACAACCGAAAAACGTGAACGTTGCAACAAAGAGCAATAAAACAGTTCCATGTTTTTTCAACAATTTCTCCTCCTGTCGCTAAATAGACCACCGAACCATGCTGTTCTCATACGATGATTAACTATCACCCGCGATTCGAATTTTTCCTTGCAAGTAACAACTCAAGAGCCCACATACCGAACTCTCATCCATCACAGCACTCTTCAAAAAAAATACTCCGTAAACCAACACCGAGAACTCGGGAATCTCTAGCCAATCCTAACTCCTTGGGACTCTTCGGTTGAGGTATATCGAATCTAACCCAAACCATATCGTGACCCCCCTGCCGTCCAGCCGGCAAAATACAGGTTCTGGTTTGATATTCTTCCCCGAAGCGGCAACACACCATTTCCACCGGTTGAGTATTCACTTGGATGTTGATCGTCATTTCCGGGTACTGTTCCGTTACATATCCATGAAACGCAATAATCATACGGAGGTCTCCTCTCAAGGACTTCGGAACTTCGATGATGAGTTCGGCAATGCCTCCATCCGACCAGACTCCCCAAGGTTCCGAAAAAGACCAACCACTCCCCAAGTATTTTCTCGGTTCCGGAGAAAGTGAAGAAAAATCAATGCGTACTTGACGATCCGACAAAAACAATGTCTCGGGAATAGGCATCAAGGCCCTAAGTACACGATGACCCCAGATATCCAGGTACTCGACGTTATCGGTTTGTGCGGCGACTATTTTTTCTATGAAGGCTTGGTAGCGAGCTGCCCAATCAATTGTTGTCAGATAGAGTTTATTATAAGCAATGACAATAGGGATAACGTTTCCGACTTTCTGTAGAAATTGGTTTGCTCCTTCTGCTACCCCAGGCCAATCTCTATTTTCAAAATCATCCAATATAATTACGCCGCCAACTTCAATCACCTGAGAGGCTAACATCAAATCATTTTCCGTATGCTGCACTGTATGGCATCCATCAATGCTAAACAATCGAACTTTCTGCCCACTAAGCTCCTTGATCAATTGACTGATTTGGATCTTGAGGCTATCAGATTTAAGGATACAAATGTTCTCCATCGTCCCCAGCCTGTTAAGCAAATTGGCAGAAAAAATCCCGTAATCGCCGATGCCGGCTCCATCCAAGTTAAACTCCTGATCTTCAAAGACATCAACAGCAAGTGCCCTCTCGCCCCGCCTCAACAACAAGCACAAGGCGATAAAAAAACGACCATGAAATACTCCAATTTCAATAACACTGCCACGAATCGTATTGTTCTGTTGAAACCGATCTATAAAATGAACCAACGCGAGCGTATGTGAAGAAAGCCAGCCCTCCACCTCCTTATGGCCTGCCCGGGAGAAATAATCTGCCTTATTTTCAAATGGGAACAACCCGCTGTCAGACAATGGCCAGAAAAGATTAACTATCTTTTTCAATATCGACATTATTTCTTCCGATTATTAGTTCAATAGATCGTTGGGAAGTAATTCTGCAATAGTTTCCTCGCTCAGCAAAACTGTATGCTCGAGAGAGAGAAGTGCTACCACTAAAAACTTATTTCCGCCAAAAGCTTACTCATGTGAATTCTGGCAGAGAGAAGGCACCGGCGTAATAAATTTTCACCCCAGCTCCAGCACCGGCAACCGGAACAGCTGGCTGGCTGGCCAACGATTCTGTAGCAACAATCACCCGATTCCTCCGGCCATCGACTATCCCACGGAAAAGAATGGCTTCATCTTGGTAAACTGGATAAACAAACTCTTTGTCGCCGTAATGAATCTTGAGACGAAAAGGACCTCCACCATAGGAGGCCAGTGAGAAATTGAGCCGCAAAACAAGCAACTGCCTCTGCTCAGATTTGGGTAGTACTAATTCTCCGTCACTCCCGATTAACCCCAACGCCCAAAAACCGTTATCCTGTTTGGCAAAATTCCACTGGAAGTCAGGAAAGTTGGCCCGAAGAGCTTCCCTCTCTGCTGCACCAAACAACGAAATACATGAGTTGGATTGCCTTATATTGCGCAGGGAGTTCTCGCAAAAAGTAATTCGGACACCATCTATTACGGGAAAACCTGCCCGAAACTTGTCGTGTTTTTTATTACTGTCACTTCCGCCAACATCAGACGTACACGCTCTCATGCGGCCGATAAACGTCAATGCCCCTCCGAAAATGGTTGCGGCTTGAGCATGATATTCAGAGCACTCATGGTCGTGAGGCAGCAATTGAATTTTTCTGGCAAGGGAATCAAACATTGCCTTCACCTCATTCTTACCAGGAAGACTAAAACCGAGTCCTCGGGCGGTCCTGTCAAACGTCGGACGAACCTTGTCAAGCCGATCACAAAAATCCTTGGCCATCCTCCGTGACAAGCCGGCAAAAGAGTTATTTCCCTTACTCCAGACGAGCCACAATTCACCTAGCACTCCGACTTTACCCACGTAGTGTGGTGTCACTTCTAACGGCGCGCAACCATGCCCGCACAGGCTTTCGATCCAATCCTGCAGCAAAATCTCCTGATTCTCAATCATCCCAAAAAGGATCTCGTCTCGGCTACCGGGAGTGGGCTCGGCAACCGTTGTCAAAAGTTCTTCCGATTCCAATGCCTTCTCAAACCCCGTCAACTTCCCCAACCGGTTCGTCCGAAACTTGTAAAAACATGCCTCCCGCTTAAAAGGCTCCTGAAACACGCACAGGAGTCCGTTCGGTGCTATGACTCTATGGATCTCTCTTACTACCCTTTTATAATCGCGCGAGTGGTGCAGTGTGGCAAAAATATAGACAACATCAAAATAACCGTCGGTAAAAGGCAAATCATGAAAATCACCTACCACCAACTCAACTCTCTCATTCTTTGAAGAAACCTGATCTCTTCCTAACCGCAAAGTGGATTCGGACAAATCAAATAGCGTCACCTCAGCGCCATATTTTTCCTGTAGCTTATATCCTGTCGTGTGGGCGTATGCCCCAATCTCGAGTATTGTTGATGGGTTTTTATCCATCAACTGATCAATACGATCAGCAACCTGCTGAAAATGTTGCTCACTCACCGAGTCCAAGGTTGCGTCGTATGTCAACGAATGCCACGCGAACTCACCCAAGAGGGGAATATAGTTATCCAACCCTTCGAGAGGACATGACACTTCATCGGCACAAAGGAGAGATTGCTCTCTTTTGCCCAACAATGTGCAGCGCATTAGACTCTTGAAAAAAATCATTCGGGAATGTACTCCTGATTATCGATAGTTGAGGAGTTTACATGGAAAAAATCCGGCAGAATTCAACAACACGTTTCTCTGTGTCCCGCAAAAACAGACTGTAACAATCGCACCCTGGACAAAATCAGAGGAAAGTCGTTAGCACTCATAAAGCAAATTAGCCAAGACCCTTAAATTAAAAACCAACTCCCGAAAACTCACCTACTTAATATATCCAAGAGACCTCAATTTTTGTACTTGCTCTTTCGAAAGCCCCTCGCTAGGGGCTACTCCCTGAACTGACGACTCAATTATCCGGCACGGATCACCTCCCATCGCCTCACGAAGCTTTGCGGAAAGATCCTTGATTTGTAGATGGCCTTCTCCTAGATTAGCCTTTTCCATAGGATCATTGTTCAAGTCAAATATCTGCCTCTGTTTTTTCGGTGTACAGCTCTCAATCAACTTTACATTCCGCTGCCGGATACTTGCTTCAAACTTTTCGGATTTGGTCATAGCAATGGCCAAGGTTACTTTTTCATCGAGATTAGCCGTACCCACATCGATCCCATCTAAGGAAAATCCACAAGGAACACCAAGAATTCCGGAAAGTGTCGGGAAAAAGTCGACATTGGCATAAGGTATGTCCGTTCTTCCGCTGCGCAAAGCATGCGGATGCCGAACAATCAAAGGAATCTTAACAACCTCCTCAAAGAGAGAATCGTGCTCCGTGCCACCGTGTTCAAGAAACTCCTCTCCGTGATCAGAGGTCAAAATTATCACTGTATTATCCATGAGCCCAGCAACTTTAATTGCTTCAATAATATTGGCGAAGATGTTATCTGCATAATATACCTTGCCATCATAGAGTTGACGGACATATTTGATTTCTTCGGGAGACTCCAATGTATAATTGACGGGGACGGATTGTTTGAATCTTCCGTTATAATTCGAATCATAGAACTGCTTAGACATCTCATAATAATCGTAGGGAGCATGGGGTGACAGGAAGTGAAACCAGGAAAAAAATTTATCGCCCTTATACTGCTCAATGCTTGAGAGTACCTTCGGTAGCATGTCCGCATCATCCGAAGATTCTATCACCTCAAAATGGTCAAATCCTTGATCAAAGTGGCGCTCCTTATTAATCTGCACGTTATCAGTAATAAAGGAGGTCACATACCCCTTTTCGTGTAAATATCCCGCCAAGGTCTGCTCTGACACTAGTTTCCATTTAATGAAAGAACGAAACGGCATCCTGCCGGTAAAAACCGATGCAAAGGAAGTCGGGGTTGACTGCGCAGTACTATGGGCCTGGTCAAAGACCAAAGCCTCTACGGCAAATGAATCAATAACAGGGGAAGTCTTTTTCTGCGCGTTGTAAACGCCAAGCGCATCTGCTCGGAGAGCATCAAAGCTGATTACGATTACATTCAATCCCGGCTCAATAGGAATAAATTGATGTAAATCCCCTCGTCGACCTGACCGATCGCACCCCATGCACATAGCAAGGGCAAGCACCAACATCAGCCATCGAGTCACCAATATGCTCCGATTTACCATCGCAAGTCCCACCCGTGTTGGAAAAAATAATTAGAAACTTTGTACCCTACCCAAGAAATCATAAGGGTCGTAGTCGCCAGGAGCAAACAAAAAAGGAAATCATACACTTCCGCTAAAATATCGAATCACTTTCACCATAAAAAAAGTACGATTTTTTGAGCAACTTGCAACAAGATATCATTAAGATTTCTTAATCGCCGATATTGGTAACGACCAATTAACAATCCACTTAATC
Coding sequences:
- a CDS encoding class I SAM-dependent methyltransferase: MSILKKIVNLFWPLSDSGLFPFENKADYFSRAGHKEVEGWLSSHTLALVHFIDRFQQNNTIRGSVIEIGVFHGRFFIALCLLLRRGERALAVDVFEDQEFNLDGAGIGDYGIFSANLLNRLGTMENICILKSDSLKIQISQLIKELSGQKVRLFSIDGCHTVQHTENDLMLASQVIEVGGVIILDDFENRDWPGVAEGANQFLQKVGNVIPIVIAYNKLYLTTIDWAARYQAFIEKIVAAQTDNVEYLDIWGHRVLRALMPIPETLFLSDRQVRIDFSSLSPEPRKYLGSGWSFSEPWGVWSDGGIAELIIEVPKSLRGDLRMIIAFHGYVTEQYPEMTINIQVNTQPVEMVCCRFGEEYQTRTCILPAGRQGGHDMVWVRFDIPQPKSPKELGLARDSRVLGVGLRSIFFEECCDG
- a CDS encoding class I SAM-dependent methyltransferase — translated: MIFFKSLMRCTLLGKREQSLLCADEVSCPLEGLDNYIPLLGEFAWHSLTYDATLDSVSEQHFQQVADRIDQLMDKNPSTILEIGAYAHTTGYKLQEKYGAEVTLFDLSESTLRLGRDQVSSKNERVELVVGDFHDLPFTDGYFDVVYIFATLHHSRDYKRVVREIHRVIAPNGLLCVFQEPFKREACFYKFRTNRLGKLTGFEKALESEELLTTVAEPTPGSRDEILFGMIENQEILLQDWIESLCGHGCAPLEVTPHYVGKVGVLGELWLVWSKGNNSFAGLSRRMAKDFCDRLDKVRPTFDRTARGLGFSLPGKNEVKAMFDSLARKIQLLPHDHECSEYHAQAATIFGGALTFIGRMRACTSDVGGSDSNKKHDKFRAGFPVIDGVRITFCENSLRNIRQSNSCISLFGAAEREALRANFPDFQWNFAKQDNGFWALGLIGSDGELVLPKSEQRQLLVLRLNFSLASYGGGPFRLKIHYGDKEFVYPVYQDEAILFRGIVDGRRNRVIVATESLASQPAVPVAGAGAGVKIYYAGAFSLPEFT
- a CDS encoding class I SAM-dependent methyltransferase yields the protein MSSEIQEKTPPVGINHYADKFWNDLPEVRAYLCESATGDRNLWWIPYLKQRYAKVPFRRCLILACGNGRIERELFDVGVALEFDAFDYSDDYLDQARALQGNRPVTYFKSTFETLRLKKQYDLIINVAALHHCACLESLLERLANALQPDGLFVNWDYVGPNRNQYSAEHLHELMAFNNSFPARFMTKHPLQFGIDTFIRGDITEAVRAADVISTFEHFFEVVERRDLGGGIAYQLLWNNVEEFSKNDPEAKALLKQIIDHDRSQTKKRRVPTLFAFFIGSSRAAVTTLAEDANKYYRDRVEAELERQLEENARLSERVRQLEMEMDASMLQRFPVSSQETFFRKVLNFFKLC
- a CDS encoding sulfatase; its protein translation is MVNRSILVTRWLMLVLALAMCMGCDRSGRRGDLHQFIPIEPGLNVIVISFDALRADALGVYNAQKKTSPVIDSFAVEALVFDQAHSTAQSTPTSFASVFTGRMPFRSFIKWKLVSEQTLAGYLHEKGYVTSFITDNVQINKERHFDQGFDHFEVIESSDDADMLPKVLSSIEQYKGDKFFSWFHFLSPHAPYDYYEMSKQFYDSNYNGRFKQSVPVNYTLESPEEIKYVRQLYDGKVYYADNIFANIIEAIKVAGLMDNTVIILTSDHGEEFLEHGGTEHDSLFEEVVKIPLIVRHPHALRSGRTDIPYANVDFFPTLSGILGVPCGFSLDGIDVGTANLDEKVTLAIAMTKSEKFEASIRQRNVKLIESCTPKKQRQIFDLNNDPMEKANLGEGHLQIKDLSAKLREAMGGDPCRIIESSVQGVAPSEGLSKEQVQKLRSLGYIK